TTGCCGTCTGGATCCCGTGCTGCACGAGCGACATCGTTTTCCCGCTGATATGGATCAAAGCGGACAAGGGCCATGCTTGAGACAGGATAGATGAACGACGAGGAGAGGCTCGATGATTCTGGCAGTGGCTTCAGGAAAGGGTGGGACCGGCAAGACGACCGTGTCTGTCAATCTGGCACGGGCGATCGGCTCCGACGTCA
The Pseudomonadota bacterium genome window above contains:
- a CDS encoding P-loop NTPase; protein product: MILAVASGKGGTGKTTVSVNLARAIGSDV